One segment of Podarcis muralis chromosome 17, rPodMur119.hap1.1, whole genome shotgun sequence DNA contains the following:
- the SMIM18 gene encoding small integral membrane protein 18 produces MISSSSRGLMQMSIKEVVSCILLQPIAAELHFSCTRGCIKQQISTVPASFLKRELVQRRNLEDSLNMATFNNSRWNETTSLYQYLGFQVQKIYPFHDNWNTACFVILVIFIFTVICLVVLAFLYELLDCCCCVKNKTMKDLENEPNPVRSMMDSFRKRETEVV; encoded by the exons ATGATTTCCTCCTCGAGTAGGGGTCTGATGCAAATGAGCATAAAGGAAGTTGTCAGCTGCATTCTGCTTCAGCCAATAGCAGCAGAGCTCCATTTTAGCTGTACCCGAGGCTGTATTAAACAGCAGATCAGCACTGTTCCAGCATCCTTTCTAAAAAGAG AGCTGGTGCAGAGACGGAACTTGGAAGACTCTCTCAACATGGCAACATTCAACAATAGCCGTTGGAATGAAACTACATCCCTCTACCAATATCTTGGTTTTCAAGTGCAGAAGATTTATCCTTTCCATGACAATTGGAACACTGCCTGCTTTGTCATTTTGGTCATATTTATATTTACTGTAATATGTTTGGTGGTGCTAGCTTTCTTATATGAGCTGcttgactgctgctgctgtgtgaaaaacaaaactatgAAAGACTTGGAGAATGAACCAAACCCCGTTAGATCTATGATGGACAGCTTCAGGAAACGTGAAACAGAAGTGGTGTAG